From the genome of Lotus japonicus ecotype B-129 chromosome 6, LjGifu_v1.2, one region includes:
- the LOC130724538 gene encoding disease resistance protein SUMM2-like isoform X4 codes for MKVTVAARRLGNMVSNKRILESLRSDVQDLWDKSQWVRENLTWDFDADLQIQRLWMLEVDEILGEATALLSTYYEAKGSCIHLWRWYRLNNLVLNMKQRISQLYQAGAKFYNPISRTELIDEIMAALKNPSIQTVGVCGLGGGGTTTLAKQVGEQVKKQGWFYAVLIITIVEEPNVEQIQKDIGSVLGLQFHDETRVERRNQLRQRIKNVKKILVLVDDIWGEMSAQKFNLEEFGVPLGDEHKGCKLLLTSGNLDFIKNMRGDPKVFQLEVLLEDEALSLFDRILGSVAEDSNTRSLKMEIVESCAGSALSTSVIAKSLRNKGLGAWQDALKQLKQHVPPIIICLNSLQSEEHKYLFLLLTIQGRRAIHKSRVLFDMWTGLFENLGTLEDARNKLDSLISDLMACGLVVEDRKEWIKIVDMIWEAAYSVARRVLQAVVISRSWPPLERMRIFRFCNVTISSGYPIPERLPCPALEKISLHTQSPLMQVPDSFFEETKLLKVMEFVGFDCSKLPRSIGLLKDIQVLSMSNCKLGDITIVQELTSLQMLSLLGSRFEQLPKQFGQLQKLRLLDLRDTYLQVIPPNALGNLTSLEELYLRNSFSNWEVERSKNGNCCASLKELTNLHRLTHIEDLYVPDHEAWPMDLYFEKLKSYTIFIGDGWGHSHDGDHGLKTLKLKLNKMFQSEEGIKKMLKVVDVLYLDELNGVQNVLSDLGCDGFPYLHSLVVQHNAEIKCIAMSSSHPLDDVFPNLESLSLYKLSNLEHICHGLLTEKSFFNLRIIKVHKCDEMSYLFSKSMIKCFPHLVDIEISECKCIKAVLAEYVSTTKFPKLRYLTLQGLPELMTFSYNFLYSKILFDGQLSLDKLKVLRAINLDIEQLLHYNCSPKLLCELEELTLSDNNKLLIAISDSSLIMRYNNLKILTVDRCKSLTTIFYLQDDKPDQAIEAMFHQLMAVELRNLCSLRQIWYMDLKVPFFQSLKSLHIVHCGNLKSVFSLPAVKNLTQLKLLKLYNCEKLIEVIEGDEVGNLPITFPEVECLILKDLPNMVHFYGQSKRTFNCPKLQTIRVKNIRSMVTFCDGHLNTPMLRTVSVSFVKRCWHGDLNNTIRHLNGYAAFNNITFFEDSPDGFSFKDLHNASYEVLGKGSLGTTYKATLDDGTKVVVKKLIDPSKEKWQKLASLRSMGRHPNVMPLQAYYNSIDEMLLVYPYMPRGSLFSYLHGNKAEKKTRLLDWNSKVNIALGVAKGIAFIHSKGGPNFTHGNLKSTNVFFTQNLDDACISDVRLTSQMNDSSSSFMSKTLEVTNSRQITQGSDVYSFSAILVQILS; via the exons ATGAAAGTAACAGTAGCTGCACGTCGACTAGGCAACATGGTTTCCAACAAAAGGATATTGGAGAGTCTCAGGAGTGACGTTCAAGATCTGTGGGACAAATCCCAATGGGTGCGTGAAAACCTTACTTGGGATTTTGATGCAGACTtgcaaattcaaaggctctggatGCTCGAAGTTGATGAGATTCTAGGAGAGGCGACTGCTTTGTTGTCAACCTACTATGAAGCCAAAGGTTCTTGCATACATTTGTGGCGGTGGTACCGGCTTAATAATCTAGTCCTAAATATGAAACAAAGAATTTCACAATTGTACCAAGCTGGAGCAAAATTTTATAACCCAATATCCCGAACAGAACTCATAGATGAAATTATGGCTGCCCTAAAAAACCCTAGTATTCAAACAGTTGGAGTATGTGGGTTGGGTGGTGGAGGCACAACCACATTAGCCAAACAAGTTGGAGAGCAAGTGAAAAAACAAGGCTGGTTTTATGCAGTGCTCATCATCACTATAGTTGAGGAGCCAAATGTGGAACAAATTCAAAAAGATATTGGAAGTGTATTGGGTCTGCAGTTTCATGATGAAACTCGTGTGGAAAGAAGAAACCAATTGCGGCAGAGAATAAAGAATGTGAAAAAGATTCTTGTCTTAGTTGATGATATTTGGGGAGAAATGAGTGCTCAAAAATTCAATTTAGAGGAATTTGGAGTCCCTTTAGGAGATGAACATAAAGGGTGTAAATTATTGTTAACATCAGGGAATTtggattttataaaaaatatgagGGGTGATCCTAAGGTGTTTCAACTAGAAGTGCTGCTAGAAGATGAGGCTTTGAGTTTATTTGATAGGATACTTGGAAGTGTTGCTGAAGACTCCAACACAAGATCCTTAAAAATGGAAATAGTGGAAAGTTGTGCAGGTTCAGCTCTTTCAACTTCTGTTATTGCCAAGTCATTAAGAAATAAGGGTCTAGGTGCTTGGCAAGATGCCTTGAAGCAGCTCAAGCAACATGTTCCACCAATTATAATATGCTTAAATAGTTTACAAAGTGAAGAGCACAAATATTTGTTCTTACTTCTTACAATTCAAGGAAGAAGGGCTATTCATAAATCTAGGGTATTATTTGACATGTGGACAGGTTTATTTGAAAATCTTGGAACGTTAGAGGATGCAAGAAATAAACTTGATTCATTGATCAGTGATCTTATGGCCTGTGGTCTTGTGGTTGAAGATAGAAAAGAATGGATTAAAATAGTTGACATGATATGGGAAGCTGCTTACTCAGTGGCTCGAAGGGTTTTACAAGCTGTAGTGATTTCTAGAAGCTGGCCACCTTTAGAGCGGATGAGAATTTTCCGCTTTTGCAATGTGACTATTTCAAGTGGTTACCCGATTCCCGAAAGGTTGCCATGTCCAGCGTTGGAAAAGATTTCGCTACATACACAAAGTCCCTTAATGCAGGTTCCAGATTCCTTTTTTGAAGAGACTAAGCTTCTCAAAGTGATGGAATTTGTTGGTTTTGATTGTTCAAAGTTACCAAGGAGTATTGGTTTGTTAAAGGACATTCAAGTATTATCCATGTCTAATTGTAAATTGGGAGATATAACTATAGTTCAGGAGCTTACAAGCTTGCAAATGCTTAGCCTCCTAGGAAGTCGTTTCGAACAATTGCCTAAACAATTTGGACAGCTCCAAAAGTTGCGGCTCTTGGATTTGAGAGATACATATCTCCAAGTGATTCCACCAAATGCTCTAGGAAACTTGACAAGCTTAGAAGAATTATATTTGAGAAACTCGTTTTCTAACTGGGAGGTTGAAAGATCCAAAAATGGAAATTGTTGTGCAAGCTTGAAAGAACTAACAAACTTGCATCGCTTGACGCATATAGAAGATTTGTATGTTCCTGATCATGAGGCATGGCCAATGGACCTTtactttgaaaaattaaaatcatacaCAATTTTTATTGGCGATGGATGGGGGCATTCCCATGATGGTGATCATGGGTTAAAGACCCTAAAACTCAAGTTGAACAAAATGTTCCAATCCGAGGAAGGGATCAAGAAGATGTTGAAAGTTGTTGATGTTTTGTACTTAGATGAATTAAATGGTGTTCAAAATGTTCTCAGTGATTTGGGTTGTGATGGGTTTCCCTATTTGCATTCTCTAGTTGTACAACACAATGCTGAAATCAAATGCATAGCCATGAGCTCAAGTCACCCTCTTGATGATGTTTTCCCCAACTTGGAGTCATTGTCTCTTTACAAGCTAAGCAATTTGGAACATATATGCCATGGCCTTCTaactgagaaatctttcttcaacttaagaatcatcaaagtacacaagtGCGATGAAATGTCTTATCTCTTCTCAAAGTCAATGATCAAATGTTTTCCTCATCTTGTTGATATTGAAATTTCAGAGTGCAAATGCATAAAGGCTGTGCTTGCTGAATATGTGTCTACCACAAAATTTCCTAAACTACGCTATCTAACCTTACAAGGACTCCCAGAATTGATGACATTCTCCTATAATTTTCTTTATTCTAAGATACTTTTTGATGGCCAG TTGTCATTAGACAAATTGAAGGTGCTTCGTGCAATAAATTTGGATATTGAGCAACTATTGCATTACAATTGTTCCCCCAAATTACTATgtgaactggaggaactgactTTGAGTGACAATAATAAACTATTGATTGCCATATCTGATAGCAGCCTGATAATGAGATACAACAACCTGAAAATTTTAACTGTGGATAGATGTAAATCATTAACAACTATTTTTTACCTTCAAGATGATAAACCAGATCAAGCTATTGAAGCAATGTTTCATCAACTAATGGCAGTAGAACTAAGGAACCTATGCAGTCTGAGACAGATATGGTACATGGATCTTAAAGTTCCATTCTTCCaaagtttaaaatcacttcacATTGTCCATTGCGGTAACCTCAAGAGTGTATTCTCACTTCCTGCTGTTAAAAATCTGACACAACTCAAATTACTCAAGCTATATAATTGTGAGAAATTGATTGAGGTAATAGAAGGCGACGAAGTTGGAAATTTACCAATCACTTTCCCCGAAGTAGAATGTCTTATACTCAAAGATCTTCCAAACATGGTCCATTTTTATGGACAGAGTAAAAGAACTTTTAATTGCCCTAAACTACAGACGATCAGGGTGAAGAATATTCGAAGTATGGTTACATTTTGTGACGGTCATCTTAACACGCCTATGCTGAGAACAGTTTCGGTATCCTTTGTGAAGAGATGCTGGCATGGAGACTTGAACAATACCATACGTCACTTAAATGGATATGCAGCTTTCAATAATATAACTTTCTTTGAAGATTCCCCTGATGGCTTTAGCTTTAAGGACTTACATAATGCTTCATATGAAGTTCTTGGAAAAGGGAGTCTTGGAACAACATACAAGGCTACTTTGGATGATGGAACAAAAGTGGTAGTGAAAAAGTTGATAGATCCAAGCAAGGAGAAATGGCAGAAATTGGCGAGTTTAAGGAGTATGGGGCGGCACCCTAATGTCATGCCTCTTCAAGCATATTATAATTCTATAGATGAGATGCTTCTAGTTTACCCCTACATGCCAAGAGGCAGCTTATTTTCCTATTTACATG GCAATAAGGCTGAGAAAAAAACTCGATTATTAGATTGGAATTCAAAAGTGAACATTGCACTTGGAGTTGCCAAGGGAATTGCTTTCATTCATTCTAAGGGGGGTCCAAATTTTACACATGGAAACTTAAAGTCAACCAATGTTTTCTTCACACAAAATCTTGATGATGCCTGCATCTCTGATGTTAGATTGACTTCTCAAATGAAtgattcatcatcttcttttaTGTCTAAAACTCTAGAAGTTACTAATTCCAGGCAGATCACTCAGGGCTCTGATGTTTATAGCTTCAGTGCGATTCTTGTTCAAATACTG AGCTAG
- the LOC130724538 gene encoding disease resistance protein SUMM2-like isoform X3 → MKVTVAARRLGNMVSNKRILESLRSDVQDLWDKSQWVRENLTWDFDADLQIQRLWMLEVDEILGEATALLSTYYEAKGSCIHLWRWYRLNNLVLNMKQRISQLYQAGAKFYNPISRTELIDEIMAALKNPSIQTVGVCGLGGGGTTTLAKQVGEQVKKQGWFYAVLIITIVEEPNVEQIQKDIGSVLGLQFHDETRVERRNQLRQRIKNVKKILVLVDDIWGEMSAQKFNLEEFGVPLGDEHKGCKLLLTSGNLDFIKNMRGDPKVFQLEVLLEDEALSLFDRILGSVAEDSNTRSLKMEIVESCAGSALSTSVIAKSLRNKGLGAWQDALKQLKQHVPPIIICLNSLQSEEHKYLFLLLTIQGRRAIHKSRVLFDMWTGLFENLGTLEDARNKLDSLISDLMACGLVVEDRKEWIKIVDMIWEAAYSVARRVLQAVVISRSWPPLERMRIFRFCNVTISSGYPIPERLPCPALEKISLHTQSPLMQVPDSFFEETKLLKVMEFVGFDCSKLPRSIGLLKDIQVLSMSNCKLGDITIVQELTSLQMLSLLGSRFEQLPKQFGQLQKLRLLDLRDTYLQVIPPNALGNLTSLEELYLRNSFSNWEVERSKNGNCCASLKELTNLHRLTHIEDLYVPDHEAWPMDLYFEKLKSYTIFIGDGWGHSHDGDHGLKTLKLKLNKMFQSEEGIKKMLKVVDVLYLDELNGVQNVLSDLGCDGFPYLHSLVVQHNAEIKCIAMSSSHPLDDVFPNLESLSLYKLSNLEHICHGLLTEKSFFNLRIIKVHKCDEMSYLFSKSMIKCFPHLVDIEISECKCIKAVLAEYVSTTKFPKLRYLTLQGLPELMTFSYNFLYSKILFDGQLSLDKLKVLRAINLDIEQLLHYNCSPKLLCELEELTLSDNNKLLIAISDSSLIMRYNNLKILTVDRCKSLTTIFYLQDDKPDQAIEAMFHQLMAVELRNLCSLRQIWYMDLKVPFFQSLKSLHIVHCGNLKSVFSLPAVKNLTQLKLLKLYNCEKLIEVIEGDEVGNLPITFPEVECLILKDLPNMVHFYGQSKRTFNCPKLQTIRVKNIRSMVTFCDGHLNTPMLRTVSVSFVKRCWHGDLNNTIRHLNGYAAFNNITFFEDSPDGFSFKDLHNASYEVLGKGSLGTTYKATLDDGTKVVVKKLIDPSKEKWQKLASLRSMGRHPNVMPLQAYYNSIDEMLLVYPYMPRGSLFSYLHGNKAEKKTRLLDWNSKVNIALGVAKGIAFIHSKGGPNFTHGNLKSTNVFFTQNLDDACISDVRLTSQMNDSSSSFMSKTLEVTNSRQITQGSDVYSFSAILVQILMGQALEWKKLLE, encoded by the exons ATGAAAGTAACAGTAGCTGCACGTCGACTAGGCAACATGGTTTCCAACAAAAGGATATTGGAGAGTCTCAGGAGTGACGTTCAAGATCTGTGGGACAAATCCCAATGGGTGCGTGAAAACCTTACTTGGGATTTTGATGCAGACTtgcaaattcaaaggctctggatGCTCGAAGTTGATGAGATTCTAGGAGAGGCGACTGCTTTGTTGTCAACCTACTATGAAGCCAAAGGTTCTTGCATACATTTGTGGCGGTGGTACCGGCTTAATAATCTAGTCCTAAATATGAAACAAAGAATTTCACAATTGTACCAAGCTGGAGCAAAATTTTATAACCCAATATCCCGAACAGAACTCATAGATGAAATTATGGCTGCCCTAAAAAACCCTAGTATTCAAACAGTTGGAGTATGTGGGTTGGGTGGTGGAGGCACAACCACATTAGCCAAACAAGTTGGAGAGCAAGTGAAAAAACAAGGCTGGTTTTATGCAGTGCTCATCATCACTATAGTTGAGGAGCCAAATGTGGAACAAATTCAAAAAGATATTGGAAGTGTATTGGGTCTGCAGTTTCATGATGAAACTCGTGTGGAAAGAAGAAACCAATTGCGGCAGAGAATAAAGAATGTGAAAAAGATTCTTGTCTTAGTTGATGATATTTGGGGAGAAATGAGTGCTCAAAAATTCAATTTAGAGGAATTTGGAGTCCCTTTAGGAGATGAACATAAAGGGTGTAAATTATTGTTAACATCAGGGAATTtggattttataaaaaatatgagGGGTGATCCTAAGGTGTTTCAACTAGAAGTGCTGCTAGAAGATGAGGCTTTGAGTTTATTTGATAGGATACTTGGAAGTGTTGCTGAAGACTCCAACACAAGATCCTTAAAAATGGAAATAGTGGAAAGTTGTGCAGGTTCAGCTCTTTCAACTTCTGTTATTGCCAAGTCATTAAGAAATAAGGGTCTAGGTGCTTGGCAAGATGCCTTGAAGCAGCTCAAGCAACATGTTCCACCAATTATAATATGCTTAAATAGTTTACAAAGTGAAGAGCACAAATATTTGTTCTTACTTCTTACAATTCAAGGAAGAAGGGCTATTCATAAATCTAGGGTATTATTTGACATGTGGACAGGTTTATTTGAAAATCTTGGAACGTTAGAGGATGCAAGAAATAAACTTGATTCATTGATCAGTGATCTTATGGCCTGTGGTCTTGTGGTTGAAGATAGAAAAGAATGGATTAAAATAGTTGACATGATATGGGAAGCTGCTTACTCAGTGGCTCGAAGGGTTTTACAAGCTGTAGTGATTTCTAGAAGCTGGCCACCTTTAGAGCGGATGAGAATTTTCCGCTTTTGCAATGTGACTATTTCAAGTGGTTACCCGATTCCCGAAAGGTTGCCATGTCCAGCGTTGGAAAAGATTTCGCTACATACACAAAGTCCCTTAATGCAGGTTCCAGATTCCTTTTTTGAAGAGACTAAGCTTCTCAAAGTGATGGAATTTGTTGGTTTTGATTGTTCAAAGTTACCAAGGAGTATTGGTTTGTTAAAGGACATTCAAGTATTATCCATGTCTAATTGTAAATTGGGAGATATAACTATAGTTCAGGAGCTTACAAGCTTGCAAATGCTTAGCCTCCTAGGAAGTCGTTTCGAACAATTGCCTAAACAATTTGGACAGCTCCAAAAGTTGCGGCTCTTGGATTTGAGAGATACATATCTCCAAGTGATTCCACCAAATGCTCTAGGAAACTTGACAAGCTTAGAAGAATTATATTTGAGAAACTCGTTTTCTAACTGGGAGGTTGAAAGATCCAAAAATGGAAATTGTTGTGCAAGCTTGAAAGAACTAACAAACTTGCATCGCTTGACGCATATAGAAGATTTGTATGTTCCTGATCATGAGGCATGGCCAATGGACCTTtactttgaaaaattaaaatcatacaCAATTTTTATTGGCGATGGATGGGGGCATTCCCATGATGGTGATCATGGGTTAAAGACCCTAAAACTCAAGTTGAACAAAATGTTCCAATCCGAGGAAGGGATCAAGAAGATGTTGAAAGTTGTTGATGTTTTGTACTTAGATGAATTAAATGGTGTTCAAAATGTTCTCAGTGATTTGGGTTGTGATGGGTTTCCCTATTTGCATTCTCTAGTTGTACAACACAATGCTGAAATCAAATGCATAGCCATGAGCTCAAGTCACCCTCTTGATGATGTTTTCCCCAACTTGGAGTCATTGTCTCTTTACAAGCTAAGCAATTTGGAACATATATGCCATGGCCTTCTaactgagaaatctttcttcaacttaagaatcatcaaagtacacaagtGCGATGAAATGTCTTATCTCTTCTCAAAGTCAATGATCAAATGTTTTCCTCATCTTGTTGATATTGAAATTTCAGAGTGCAAATGCATAAAGGCTGTGCTTGCTGAATATGTGTCTACCACAAAATTTCCTAAACTACGCTATCTAACCTTACAAGGACTCCCAGAATTGATGACATTCTCCTATAATTTTCTTTATTCTAAGATACTTTTTGATGGCCAG TTGTCATTAGACAAATTGAAGGTGCTTCGTGCAATAAATTTGGATATTGAGCAACTATTGCATTACAATTGTTCCCCCAAATTACTATgtgaactggaggaactgactTTGAGTGACAATAATAAACTATTGATTGCCATATCTGATAGCAGCCTGATAATGAGATACAACAACCTGAAAATTTTAACTGTGGATAGATGTAAATCATTAACAACTATTTTTTACCTTCAAGATGATAAACCAGATCAAGCTATTGAAGCAATGTTTCATCAACTAATGGCAGTAGAACTAAGGAACCTATGCAGTCTGAGACAGATATGGTACATGGATCTTAAAGTTCCATTCTTCCaaagtttaaaatcacttcacATTGTCCATTGCGGTAACCTCAAGAGTGTATTCTCACTTCCTGCTGTTAAAAATCTGACACAACTCAAATTACTCAAGCTATATAATTGTGAGAAATTGATTGAGGTAATAGAAGGCGACGAAGTTGGAAATTTACCAATCACTTTCCCCGAAGTAGAATGTCTTATACTCAAAGATCTTCCAAACATGGTCCATTTTTATGGACAGAGTAAAAGAACTTTTAATTGCCCTAAACTACAGACGATCAGGGTGAAGAATATTCGAAGTATGGTTACATTTTGTGACGGTCATCTTAACACGCCTATGCTGAGAACAGTTTCGGTATCCTTTGTGAAGAGATGCTGGCATGGAGACTTGAACAATACCATACGTCACTTAAATGGATATGCAGCTTTCAATAATATAACTTTCTTTGAAGATTCCCCTGATGGCTTTAGCTTTAAGGACTTACATAATGCTTCATATGAAGTTCTTGGAAAAGGGAGTCTTGGAACAACATACAAGGCTACTTTGGATGATGGAACAAAAGTGGTAGTGAAAAAGTTGATAGATCCAAGCAAGGAGAAATGGCAGAAATTGGCGAGTTTAAGGAGTATGGGGCGGCACCCTAATGTCATGCCTCTTCAAGCATATTATAATTCTATAGATGAGATGCTTCTAGTTTACCCCTACATGCCAAGAGGCAGCTTATTTTCCTATTTACATG GCAATAAGGCTGAGAAAAAAACTCGATTATTAGATTGGAATTCAAAAGTGAACATTGCACTTGGAGTTGCCAAGGGAATTGCTTTCATTCATTCTAAGGGGGGTCCAAATTTTACACATGGAAACTTAAAGTCAACCAATGTTTTCTTCACACAAAATCTTGATGATGCCTGCATCTCTGATGTTAGATTGACTTCTCAAATGAAtgattcatcatcttcttttaTGTCTAAAACTCTAGAAGTTACTAATTCCAGGCAGATCACTCAGGGCTCTGATGTTTATAGCTTCAGTGCGATTCTTGTTCAAATACTG ATGGGTCAAGCCCTAGAATGGAAGAAGTTGTTAGAATGA